In one Solanum dulcamara chromosome 1, daSolDulc1.2, whole genome shotgun sequence genomic region, the following are encoded:
- the LOC129881527 gene encoding probable CoA ligase CCL5, which yields MAQHTNGSSSTVDPKSGYSPANSTFYSKRKPIPLPANESLDVTTFISSRAHSGKIAFIDATTGRNLTFSDVWNAVESLATSLSVDMSIHKGDVVLLLSPNSIFFPIICLAVMSLGAIITTTNPLNTNNEIAKQIKDSNPVLAFTIPQLLPKLTGSNLPVILIDGMSDSNSNLNFKLKIVGDLQKMIQKKPSESRLKERVTQNDTATLLYSSGTTGASKGVISSHRNLIAMVQTIVGRFKLDEGEQTFICTVPMFHIYGLAAFAAGLLASGSTVVVLSKFEMDEMLSSIHKYKATTLPLVPPILVALVNNADLIRKKYDLSSLETVLSGGAPLSKEVIEGFVEKYPSVKILQGYGLTESTAIGASTDSLEESRRYGTAGMLSPSMEAKIVDPESGKAFPVNKTGELWLRGPTIMKGYFSNEEATASTLDSDGWLRTGDLCYIDEDGFIFVVDRLKELIKYKGYQVPPAELEALLLTHPEISDAAVIPFPDKEVGQFPMAYVVRKSANTISESAVMDFIAKQVAPYKRIRRVAFVASIPKNPSGKILRKDLIKLATSKL from the exons ATGGCACAGCATACCAATGGTTCAAGTTCAACCGTCGATCCAAAATCCGGCTACTCCCCGGCGAACTCAACTTTCTACAGCAAACGGAAACCAATTCCTTTACCGGCGAACGAATCCCTCGACGTAACAACTTTCATTTCTTCACGAGCACATAGTGGGAAAATCGCATTCATCGATGCCACAACTGGTCGGAATCTCACTTTCTCCGATGTATGGAACGCCGTTGAATCCTTAGCTACATCTCTCTCCGTcgacatgagtattcataaagGCGACGTTGTTCTTCTCCTTTCTCCAAATTCCATCTTCTTCCCCATTATTTGCCTCGCCGTTATGTCACTCGGAGCTATAATCACCACAACAAATCCACTCAATACTAACAACGAAATCGCTAAACAGATCAAGGATTCAAACCCTGTTCTCGCTTTTACAATCCCTCAACTTCTCCCGAAACTCACCGGATCTAATCTCCCGGTGATTCTCATCGACGGAATGAGTGATTCTAATTCCAATCTCAATTTCAAGCTCAAAATCGTAGGGGATTTACAAAAAATGATTCAGAAAAAACCCAGTGAAAGCAGATTGAAAGAACGAGTAACACAAAACGACACAGCTACTCTGCTTTACTCATCCGGCACTACTGGAGCAAGCAAAGGAGTTATTTCGTCTCACAGAAACTTAATCGCCATGGTTCAAACAATAGTGGGTCGGTTTAAACTAGACGAAGGTGAACAAACCTTCATTTGTACAGTACCCATGTTCCATATATACGGATTAGCAGCTTTTGCAGCTGGGTTATTAGCATCTGGATCTACAGTTGTTGtattatcaaaatttgaaatggaTGAAATGCTATCATCGATTCACAAATACAAAGCAACTACTTTACCATTAGTACCTCCAATTCTCGTAGCGCTTGTGAATAACGCTGATTTAATCAGAAAGAAATACGATTTGAGCAGTTTGGAGACTGTTCTTTCTGGCGGTGCGCCGTTGAGTAAGGAAGTGATTGAAGGGTTTGTGGAGAAATATCCATCTGTGAAGATTTTGCAAGGGTATGGGTTGACGGAGTCGACGGCCATTGGGGCGTCGACAGATTCTTTAGAGGAGAGCCGGAGATATGGGACGGCGGGGATGTTGTCGCCGAGCATGGAGGCGAAAATTGTTGATCCGGAAAGTGGGAAAGCTTTTCCGGTGAATAAGACCGGTGAACTTTGGCTAAGAGGGCCTACCATTATGAAAG GGTATTTCAGTAATGAAGAAGCAACTGCTTCCACTCTAGACTCTGATGGATGGTTAAGAACTGGAGATCTATGCTATATAGATGAAGATGGTTTCATTTTTGTGGTTGATAGATTAAAGGAGCTGATCAAATATAAGGGTTATCAG GTTCCTCCAGCAGAATTAGAGGCTTTGTTGCTCACTCATCCAGAAATTTCTGATGCTGCTGTTATACC GTTTCCGGATAAGGAGGTTGGACAGTTTCCTATGGCATATGTAGTACGAAAATCTGCAAATACTATATCAGAGAGTGCAGTCATGGATTTTATCGCGAAACAG GTGGCTCCATACAAGAGAATTCGGAGAGTTGCATTTGTGGCTTCCATACCCAAGAATCCTTCTGGAAAAATACTTAGGAAGGATCTAATAAAGCTAGCAACATCAAAActctaa
- the LOC129881516 gene encoding uncharacterized protein LOC129881516 encodes MITRSKLAEQLREYQIRSKHDWASVSFFSSTSNLISTRVDVVIFVIWELVILAFLVFSAVSLYFRHLKLAFILVCVTLLLLLCMKIAKKVRSARKKKRRMLLPLSM; translated from the exons ATGATTACGAGATCGAAACTAGCAGAGCAGCTGAGAGAGTATCAGATTAGATCGAAGCACGATTGGGCGTCCGTCTCTTTCTTCTCCTCAACCTCTAACTTAATATCCACAAG GGTGGATGTCGTCATCTTTGTGATATGGGAACTGGTTATTTTAGCTTTCCTGGTTTTCTCTGCCGTATCACTGTACTTCAGGCATCTAAAACTTGCATTTATTTTAGTATGTGTGACCTTGCTATTGCTATTGTGCATGAAAATAGCAAAGAAAGTAAGATCAGCGCGGAAAAAGAAGCGAAGGATGCTTCTCCCATTATCCATGTAG